The DNA sequence TCAATTGTCGGGTTTGCGGCGTTTAAGGTCGATAACTTAAACGCCAACTCTTTAGAAGGGCATTTTGTCAATAAGTATTTTGATCCCAATGTTCTCCCTGCCGACGGAGCCGGAATATATTTAGGAGTTGCTGGTACACCAAGATTAGTCGGTCCATAATATTATGAGACCGCTGCAAAAAGTGAAATTTTCCGGAAGCTCCATTTGAGGCGGAATGTATCAGCTACAAGGGAACTAAATCTTCATAGCTAGCCTTATATCGGAATTATAGGCGGCTTCTATTCATCGAGTTGTTTACTTTCGGCCAGATGAATTCTTCCCTTTTGATCGGTTTCAGGCTGCGAGGAAAACGGATTGAATTGGAAACGTAATTGAAATTTTCCTATGCCAGCATCATTCAAACTGCCTACGCTTATCTCAAAAAAATTAATGCTTTCTGGAAATATACCGATCTAAAAAAAAGATGATTAGTTATCCTCGCCATTACTGCAAGTATAAGGGCAGATAAAAATGTCAACCAAACTATGCCGGGTTGCAAGAATGAGGAAAGCGCAGGAAGGTGCAGCAGCAGTGGAGTTTGCTGTAATTCTGCCGATATTCTTATTGCTTATGCTGGGGATTATAGACTTTGGGAACTTATTTTATCAAATGCATGCAGTCAACGAGGCTGCCCGGGCGGCAGCGAGATATGCCACCACTCATCAAAATCTGGCAGGTATTTCCACAGATGTTGCTAATTTTGTTCAAACCAATTATGGCGATCAATTTCAGGTGTCAGTAAGCCCCCCGGTTTCCAAAGGCAATATCACGGTGACAGTGACCACTACTGTCACTATAAGTACCCCAATCATCAGTTCATTTTTTCCCAGTAATCCCTATACCGTTACCGGCAGATGCGTAATGGGACTGGAAAATTAAACAGTTATTCTCCGAAATCGGGCGCAATGATCATGTATGTAGTATAACTCCATAAAAGGGATTAGGAAAATGAAGGGCAATTTGGGGCGTCATGAAGAAGGCGCTATTGCTGTTATTACCGCACTACTGCTCCCCGTGCTGATCGGCTTCACCGGATTGGCTATAGATATCGGCAATCTCTATGTCATAAAAACAAGGATGCAGAGCGCAGTAGATGCCGCAGTCTGTGGTGGTGGCCTGAAATTACCGAATCAGGGACTGGCAATGACAACAGCAAATTCCTTTATAACCAGTAATGGCTTTGATCCCAACGATGCCACCATAACCTATACTCAAGATACCGTCAATAATCCAGCAGGCAGCCCCGAAATAAATTGTAGCATGACGAACCAGGTGCCAACATTTTTCCTGGGATTATTTGGTTATCCAAATATTTCTATCACCGTATCTGCCAAAGGCATA is a window from the Desulfobacca acetoxidans DSM 11109 genome containing:
- a CDS encoding TadE family protein gives rise to the protein MRKAQEGAAAVEFAVILPIFLLLMLGIIDFGNLFYQMHAVNEAARAAARYATTHQNLAGISTDVANFVQTNYGDQFQVSVSPPVSKGNITVTVTTTVTISTPIISSFFPSNPYTVTGRCVMGLEN